The Magnolia sinica isolate HGM2019 chromosome 11, MsV1, whole genome shotgun sequence DNA window TTTATCCATTTAAATGCTACCCCAATTGAATTGTACCTTAAAATTTCCTGATATTTGGTGCAAGCAAATGTACCATTAAGGATGTCTAGTGCCCCTTCAGTTTAGTCACGCAACATTTCAAAGTTGAATTGCTGACATTCTTTCCTGTAATTTTCAGTTGTTGGATGTCACGTTGGGGGATGGACATGTTGCTCTTTTTCGTAGAGCTGAGTTGAAAACACTTGTTGATTTTCACGGGAATGAGGTTTGTCTTCTCCACCTTTTTGTTAATCTTCAAAATCTtaaataaaatcagatttttttttaactGAAAGATTTCATTTAGTGCATGTTGATTGGCTTTGTTAACATTTCCCCATTTATATAGTCCTTCTGGTCACAAGATCGAAATGCTTATGCCTCATTGTATCAGTTGAGAAGCCATCTCACCTGATTACATCTTCGATTAAATAATCTCCAGACTCTCTTTGGAATTATATCTGATAGTGCCATTCGAAGATTCTCCTGTTTCCTATTTCATACTGTCGaatgtaagggcctgtttgactTTGGATTGGTTGGATCCAAAATAGTATATTATGAAAGGAGAGCGTCACATCAGTGGAAatctgtggaaaaaaaaaaaatcctaaatagCCTGCTTGTTTAACATTCACGACTTCAATGGAAATGATGAAGGTCAATGGTCAAAAAGTGAAAGCTCTCTCTCACAAAATGTggaaatctcaatttcttttactttttttttttcctttttgaggaAATGGAAACCACTATTTTTTTAGGAAAACAATAGAGATGGAAATCGATTTCCATGGTTGCTTTTGTTTTCACGAATGGTGCAAAAAGGCACATATGAGGAAAATGATTCCTTTTTCCATGGTAGGAAAAAaggtttccaccaatccaaatggACCTCAAGGGCATCTTTGGAGTGCATTGGAAATGGAAAGGTAAGGaaaaaaatcattatttccatgaACACTATTTTCCCTTGGATTCCAACATTAGAGGTATTGTTCGAATGACAAATGAAAAATCTCATATGTGTCAGAGAATGGTCACAGTTTCCTCTGCTACTATAGAGAAGTACAATATTGCTATGTGGAATCCTTCGTTTTTCTGTTATCCAAACATCCCAAAGTGTCACATCAATGGAATAACTTCtccatttcctttcttttcccttggattccatgtatccaaacatgccaaGGTATAAATGCTCTAATTTCGCTGGTAGACAGGCAGGAAAAGGTGGAGAATTGATGCGCAATGAGACAACAATCATAGCTGGAGCCCTTGAACTCACAGAGAAAACAGCTAGAGATGCCATGACTTCTATATCTGAAACTTTTGCAATTGATATTAATGCAAAGCTTGATAGGTAATGTACTCTTTATGAAAATATGAAGATAATCGAATTGCCTTGTTTGATTTCTTTTGCAATGAGGTGCATTGTATGTTTGTTGTTATGCAGGGATATGATGAAGTTGATTTTGGATGAAGGACACAGCAGGGTGCCAGTTTATCATGAAAAACCTACAAATATAATCGGGCTTATCTTGGTAATTGTTTGTTCCTATTATTTGAATTTCGTAATTGCAATTGATACTGTCCTTATTTTTCTATGTGCCGATTTGCCTTCTCAATTCATGTAATTCATTTATCTGTTCAAGCATTCCACATTGTTTTGTGAAGCATAGAGGTCTAGCCATGGGCCAAATCAACCACACTCATGGCCCCACAAGATCATGCTTGTGGACCCAACCTGACCACATGCAAGGGATAAGATGGGTTTACTTGCTTGTCATGCTTTATTGAACTGAATAAGGGAATAGACTGAAATAACCCATTTAAAGGACTAATTGCGATCATCCCTTTAGCTACAAAAGACCTTTGAGTGTGTGAaactctcatcatcatcatctaagccttatgccAACTACTTGGGGTCGGCTACGTGAATCCTATtccaccaatccactctatcaaGGCTTGGAATGTCAAATTGCCAGGATCCACCAACCATAATCTGAGCTACATGACACCGGCTGCCAACATGATGCAACCCCCCTCCTCCATCCGATCTTGGGACTGGCAATgggagcacaaaactcccacaggtgcTATGtaagtctattacataggttgattaaaaTAAATGTGTTGCATGTGAAACTATAATGGTTGCTATTTTATAAAGAATAGTATGAGaaagaaaacttgatggttagcatGTGTTGCTAgcactgttttaaatatcgacgatatcagccgatatatcccacgatatatcttgtatcctaccagcgtgatacgaaacgcacaagtagtgcgatatatcccacatgttcgatctagtgagcatttttgaatttcgatgctcttattttctgtaattcatgttaaattagtgtcaaactgttacaaatttatgatttttcatgctcagcatgaaaaatcatggattgggagcttcgatttcgagatttgaaggagatggtctagttgcgaaaaattgaaaaaaaaataatcaaaagttCCCAATTTCTCGTAAATCGTTTGCATTCTTTATGTTCAAACATCACATAAAAAATgtttgtaacctaatctagtgtttcttcttttgcttttgaatgtattatttgtgtttccacacgtcttcttatatttataaattatatgaatagacattaattatacttgcatcaattcaattagacaacgtgtagattaagaccccatacaaagaaaacctattatttgtacttgttttttgtgatgttttgatttataagtgtgtattgatgtcttttttaacaatcaccgaagtttcatcgaaaaatccaaccaatttcccaatgtttctaacaacagcgatacattacacgatacaactgatatatcccatgcgataaccgatacgtatccgtatcccaagaatacGATATGTAACGCGagatcgatatttcgaacactggttgctaGATCTCTTCTCCTTTATCTCCTTCCTATTTGCTACTTGTGGCAAGCCATTGAAGATGATCAATAAAACATGGAATTTTGAGAACTTAAATTCGTAAAGGTTTTGATGTATCCAACTGGTGGAATCGTTTCTCAAAAGCTTCCAACCTGAAGCAATCCGGTGTATCTGGTTGCATCAACTGCACTGCCCGTCTTATATTCATGAATCACATAAAACAACTAATTGACATTTGGCCCTTACATTTTAGGAGCGGGTACAAGATAATCGTACCATCCTTTCCTTGTCATGGTCAATGCTATGGGTGCAATTGGTTGTTGGTTGTTGGTAGTTGGTCTTCTATGTGTATGGTATCTTTACCTCCTCGGCATATTTACTAAATTGACATTTGGCCTGTATATTTTAGGAGCGGGTACAAGATAATCATACCATGCTTTCCATGTCATGGTCAATCCTATGGGTACAATTGGTAGTTGGTCTTCCATTTGTACAGTGTCTTTACCTCATCGGCATATATTACTGAATATACATACCTTGGGGCAAAAGAAAGTTTTGCTTTTAAAAAAGCAAGAGAGTTGTTAAATTACAAAATACCCTTCTTTTGGTAAAAACCCTTTCCATGCCTTCCTGTTACATCCACTCTAAAAAACTAATCTTGAGGATAAAATTGTCCCAAGCTATTCACTTTCTACAGGTAAAATCTAAGCCATTTACAGGTTTTTTTATGGGTGAGATCTAACCCGTAAGTTGGATTGCAGCCACATTCCAGTTTCCAAAATACATTTCAAGTTGCAAGTTGTCCATTTTCATTTCCTgatattagatggttaagatcatctatcGGTGTGATTGTTGGGCTATGTTCTGTTCACAGCAGGTCCAGTGCAGTCTGGATTgatatgccacatgtgcagtgGATGAGctgtcaccatttaagaaatggtagCAAAGCCAGCAgtctagcctttccaaaattatTTCTTGTCTGATGCCAGTTTCATTCTTATGCCTCTTTCAATGCAGATTCGGCGGAAGATGTGAGGTTATATATTGATGGCGAAGGGCATCATCAAGAGAAAAACAAGAAGAACAAAAGATCACTCAAGAAGTGGAAGAATTCCCACTCCAGCATGCAGAATGGCAATTCAAGGAGTAGAAGGTGGGTGAGGGACATGTCATTGGATGTTCTACAGATAGATGACAATCCGCTTCCAAAGCTCGCACAAGAGGAAGAAGCTGTCGGAATAATCACGATGGAAGATGTCATCGAAGAACTGTTGCAGGTATTGAAATGATCACATAGAAGAATTACCATTTGAGGATGCGCATATGGGGCCTATCTCCTCTTGATCCAAAGTGTTCTTATGTTGGTGGATGGCATCCCTCATGCAATAAACAGTCCATTTTTGGATGATCTGATGGGAAACATATTAGACAACGGCCCATCCCATTGTGGTGCCTGTGTAACCAACCGCCTAGGTTGCTGGAAAGGTGGATCTGTTGATGCCATTGCTGGGTTTTATTTTGACTGAGAACCATATAATAACTCAAGAAATAATCTTTCTACATTTAGTTTCTTTCACTTGCTATAGCTAAAATGTCATTCTGTATCTTTGTTTGTGTAGGAGGAGATCTTTGATGAAACCGATTATCATGAAGATTTGTAACGAACACCTTCTCCTATGGCGGTATAAAATTGAAgaattccttctcttttttcatCGAAAATTATACACAAACTACTCATTACAAATACATGATCTTGTTATTCACACTAGTTTAGTACATGCACCAGGACAAGTTTTGCAGTCACGCATGATTCTGTACAAGTGATGCCATGGTTCAAGAcaaaagggttgaaatattctacGGTGGGGCACTTTTTGGGTGTCCCcattgatggtatggcccatcatatgaacagtttgtatCCCACATGGACGGAGTCCTTTGCGTCATCAAACAGTATGTTTCTGATGAGTAGGATGCTATAATTCCTCTTATAACTCGAGTGAAAGATTCTTATCCTGAGCAGATAATGTAATTTGTTATTGCTGATTACTTTAAAGATTAGGaaacaagaagaacaagaagaaattTATGGAATTTGTATATTGTTTGTTGTTGTCTAGAATTGGTTTTCATgtgaggaaaaaagaagaagaagaagattgtggAAGTTGTTTATTGGTTACTGGGTGAAGAAATTGGTTTGCATCTGGTGCTATCAGATTTAATTTTGAGAATGAATTAGCATTTTGGGATCCAAATCCAACCGGATTCAGGTATCCATAGGGTCCTGTTAGATTTACTTCTGAGCATGAATTAGGATTTCAATTGCTTTTGGATCCAAAATCTGGTTTTGGGTGCGGAGCCAACTTTGGATTTGAATCcagtttctcttcatccatacaaaAGAGGTTGTTTCACTAAGGTTcaagaaatatcatgaaatatcatgaaaatttgcaccaaattagactgattaatcatcaaatttcttgatatttggtGACACCAAATGCAACCTAAATAAATGATTAGGCTAAAACAATATATGATTGGTACATGATGAGTACTCGAGTGGGCTAAGTGTTGCAATCTGATTTTTAATCGGACCTGAATTATGGCACCCAAATCTAACCTGAGATTATTATTGGGCCTCAGTACCACATGCCATATTGCATCAATACCgtggataataaataaatattgatcGGTTGAAAAAGATATGAATAATGTTCTGGGAAGAATGTTTGGTCTTCTCCTCTACTGTGgactgattttttgtttttttttttttttgagacatACAGTGTGACACCCCAAAACCGGCACTCAAGTACAAAGACTCGTATCCTGAATTTGAACGTGTTAGCTAAATAAGGCACGAATGTTTTGATACCAACTCTGTAACTCCCTGATTTTGCCATTCGAGTATAATATTCTCGTAGCAGAAACCCGAGTGTCACACAATGAAATTCTACACATGGGTGTGTTTCCCACATTTACACATAGTTAGACTACATTCAATTGCCATCAATAATCATAGTAGCATTTATCAGCGGCATAAAAGTTAAGTAAAGATAATTATGTTAGAGAATTTCATGGCTAAAATCAACAACATATACTCCAAAAATGGTGTCCACCCAAATGAGAACTATACAAACTGCAATATAGACAAATGTATAGGATGCAAAATAATAAAAGGGAAGAACTAAAAATATATTGGTTGAGATCGCCTAGTTCAACCACACTAGCAAAGGCATACTTCTAACTCCTCCTCAGCCTACACTGGAACGGCTCAAGCTCTATGCCACGGTCTATATCTGCATCAATTAGTTATGGTTCGATAGCGTCAGGAGCTATCATAGTGAAGAAATACCTCTAAGATTATACACATAACACATTTGCAAAGTAAAGTTCAAGTAGAGCAAGTTTTCTAATCATATAACCATACATGTTATCAAATGTGGTTGCAGATGAAAAACCACAAACATTCATACAAATCACAAATGTCTATCGTGTTTAGATGCATGGTTGCATGAAATGCACTCAAACATGGGGATGTAAATCCAATTGGGTAAAAAAGATAGCCGTGTGGTGATCTGGAAATCATTGTGACGTACCATGACATCATGTCCCAAAAATCACTACGATGTACCATGATGACATGATCCGAAAATCACAAGTGTCATGCAACAGTATCACCCTGGGAAGTTATATAAAAATGATCGGGAAATTATAAAGTGACGTACAACAAGTAAAATCCtaactagggatgctcatccaggaGGCTTTGGGGGTAGTCGCAAGCGAAAGTAAATAAATGTACGTGCATCAACAATGACTGCTCACCAAGCAATGAATGTGCCTAGCTACCAGCAAAAATGCCCATTTGCACAATGCTCAACAGTAGCTAGCACACCCACAAAGTGGACGTTCGAACGATTGACTAGGAACCAGCGAAAGTACTCAAAGATACATGCTACCACGGTATCTAGCCAATTGATAATGCCCGTATGTCATGAGTGTATGGTTAATTCAACCTTTATTAGTCGAATTCGCAAACAACTTATTAAAACAAAACCTCTACAACTAGTGGCCAGCATTGATCAAAAAAGTAGATCTTACCATCACAATTTCATATGTAATTTCAACAAAAAGTGTTTCTCCCGAGAAAAGCCAACAAGGCACCAAgtccattcaaggacacaacaaaAGGAATTCCATCCAACAAAGCTAGGTAGGACGCAATTATTCACAAGAGATGGTAAGTCTACACCAAATTCTGTTTAATCAAAACACAAGGTAGCCAATAGTTCGAAGTACAATCTCATATATGTGTTCAACCATACGAATCACATTTTCTACAATGGGGCAATCCGAACCTCCAGACTCAATCCACAATCTTACATGATTCCACAACTTCCACAATGGGATTTCAATTGCCACATTTCATGAATCTAAATATTTTAGCATTCAACACATGTAAATCATACTAAAACATGTTATGCATTCATATACAGGGTTCAAAAGTTAAGGATTCTAGCAATCATCATAAAATCAACACATGTGAGATAGATTACAAGAGTTATCACATGATTCATAGATTAATTAACATGATTATTAAATATAGAGATTATCGCAAGACCAAAAATGTCGTGAGAAAGCTTGaagggtagatcttcaccttagaaGAAGAATTCATCGGCTCATGTGCGGCCTAGGAATCGAAAATTTGGGGGAAAAGCTTCAAACCCTTAATTAATCGCAATCTATTGTTAATAACTTGGATTTGATCCCAATCAAAGGTTGAACAAGACTTTAGGGCTTACCTACCTCGGTTAGAACGATTTCCAACTTGATTCGGTGAAAGGGAGGGCCGAGATCGGCACACAACCGAATCCCACATGGAGCACCCTCAAATGCAGCTTCCTCAAGAGAATGGACCACACTTAGTCGACaatcaagacctcgaaacctaacAAGCGCAAACCCTAACGTTAGAACTTCGGAGATACGAAGAAATACGAAAGATTCTAACCTAAATAGCTTCAAATGGCTAGGAAATTGGGGAATGACACGTATGCAAGGCTAGAGAACTTCTTACCTAGCAAGACGATGATTTCTGTAGCCTAGGGTTAACGGTTTCCAGTCAGGAAAGACTCCGGGTAGCTTGCATGGCCCGAATGCAAAAAAGAGCAACCCGAATCGACCGATCTCCTTCTCCCCCAaccctctccccctctctctctcactcaaatcCTTAGGTTTTAATGGGTTTGCATAAACGGGAGAGATGGGTATTTATACCCTCAACATTTCCCGCCAAATTGGTGGCTCGTCCGTCGGACCGACAACGGTTGTCGATTGGTCGAGAGGGACCGACGATTATGTTGATTGGACCAACAACGCTTACACATTTTTCCTGCTTCATGTTCTCATCTCGTCAGTTGAACAGACAAGGTGCCCGTTGGGTTGACAGAGTAtagcttcttccttcttcttttttcttttcttttttttttttttttgggtctgcGCAGGTTGGTTGAACCGACATTTGGATTGATCGAACCAATAGGGAGATTTGGGCTAGGTTTCTTCCAATTTTCTAACTTGGGTCCTTTTTCACTACTTGAGGTTCCCTAGATGCATCCGAGCTGAAGAAATTCATTTCAGATGGGGAGGGCTAACCGTTCGAAGTATGAACTGAGATTGACAATAACTTTTGATGTAAGATAAGTTATAGGATGCACAATCTGTGAATCTTGACCGGAATAGGCCATATGGGGCCATCCAACCAATGCATGGAGGACTGTGTTGCTTTGTTTCACAACAAAATAACTCCCTCTTTAAAATCACAATTTTACAAAAagcttattatttttagtaagttttttaTTGGACGTATCTCTCTCATCTAAAGATTTTAGTACAATGATGTTttcttataatttattttttatcatgcCAGGAATCATGAGGCAAAGTTAAAATAGGATTTACtatttttttgcaaaatttttattttaggtGAGTATTAGATTTTCCAAATTAAGGTTTCACATACAATCTCCAAGTCACAAGTTTTAACACTCAAGGACTTCCAATGCCCGAGTATTGGAGTGTCGGGGTGTTACatacagtgtttttttttttttgtatctaacttcatatttaaatcaaaattctccccatccattcaaaaattatgCTTTTGATAATTTCTTAGATAATAAATATAGTTAAACGAACACTAAAAAAAGAGTTAAACAAAGGCTAAATTATtaacacaaaagaaaaaaaaaatttaccagtaaaatgtttcatcctgaCATGTTTGGGTATTTGTAAACTTTCACCAACCAATCAGGTTCATATTTATGGGCACCAGTAAAAATGATTAGAAAGTATATTGTGAGTATTCACACCCAGCAGAACTGGAAGTAGAAAATCACCTCATACACGTGTCCACATTGCATCCAAGTCATTCATTATGTGGATCCAACGTAAAGAGTCCTTGGCCCAAATAACAGGTTGGTCGACTCATTGCACTAGCCAGGCACGTTGTGTATAAAAGAAATGCACAGTTGATTACAAAGATCCGATTTGCATATCATGGAAGACAAATGATATAGTCGAGTGAGAATCATCACTCATCAGGATAAGACAGTATACCTGCCTTCGTTTTTCACTTTGTAATGGTGACAAATCAGATGGATAGGATTGGTTTGATTTCCACTAACAGCATGAACataaaatgagaaaagaaaaatgaggtaAGCACtcagggatatatatatatatatatatatatatatatatatagagagagagagagagagagagagagagagagagagacgtcatCATGTGTAAACCTTGTTAAGGCAGATGGCGGTCTGGATGCAGGCGCTCTTACGCGCGAGTTTGAAAGGGCCGTGTCTAGCACGCCTTTTCTCCCAGTTATCTAACTCTCCCAAGGATGCTAAGTAAACATTTCAGGTGAAGTTCTTTAGTTGGGATGCTAGGTAGGTCCCActaagatgttagtgataaatccacgccgtccatacatttttaaaaataattttatattatcaactcaaaactgaggtagatcaaaatctcaagtgggccacaaagtgttgattgaattcttacaattaaaaacttcctagggctaccaaagttttggatcaagctgatatttattttttgccatcatctaggtctatatgacctaatttaCAAGttgcatgtcaaataaacatcacggtgggccctaaaaaaattttaatggtgagaatcattatcaccactgcttcctatggtgtggtccacttgagatttggatctgccttagttttgggataatgccctgaaatgataagcAAAAATAGACGGAggatgtggataaaatccatatttCACGTGACCACACAAGGCTCCTGCCCATTCATAGCTGGAGACGGGTGGCGGTAGGACGCGGTCGGTGCCGATTTCGTGAGAAATTACCTACGCGGAtttgctactgacaggttgagcaacGTGACTGCGTACTgaactgatgtatgtgttacatccacaccgtccatccatttggagagattattttagggcataaaacaaagaataaagcatatccaaagttgtagtggaccccaccacataaaacaatggggagagtgacgcccgccATTGGAAACTTCCTAAGcttcaccattatgtttatttgagatccaaactgttcataagttaacgcagacatgaaagaagggaaaacataaatatcagcttgatcgaaaacttttgtggcccttagaagtttttaagggtgggcatcactctccccgctgttgagggtcaaatattgcatatcaaacccatttattgcatggatttacaagcatgataccgtttaatagcctgatttaattgtatttgtgatgcagagtgtatttacaagcatggatAATCGGTTATAGGTGAATTGCTTccaagataagacaagccttatctggatgcagagtgtatttacaagcatgaactgaaaaagggtgcttaaaccatggatttaacgctctgatgatactcaaggcaagggacggactccaggggacgaagatcgatggaattatgcatcaaggatccgaggaaatcaggtcattcacattaaagaggcccgaaattggtgaagaatgcaagatcacatagttcccgccatctgattggctcaaaactttatacatggcctgagggccataaattagccgtacatatcaaatttcagccatcggatcactatggaagtgccccaactgacagatcagcccataaaccattgattctgggcccacctgatatctgcaactgtctcaactttggtctcggcggtttaaataagatgagaaaacaaatggatggtttggattttgatagaacatcacaatgggccccacatatacaacgtgtgtatatgaggtacacacgtacccgagccgcaccaaacaagctaaagcgggtcagcagcgctgacccgcatcttcttcccaAAAACGGAACTTCCGTTTCACGCGGCGAGACGAACGGACGcggtccgtttttgcggacgctagtgggccccacacattgtcccagtaggaaatccaaaccgtccatcttgtagagagccatgagttcttcaaacccatgctaaacttttggacccatgcaagcacacgtgcacgatacagaggccataagtggactgccctgcaacgttcaaattgatgtttgggtgatttcttctctgattccgcatcaatggacgttcaaaactacccattcttaaccgaaatttcgtcctgaatccaatggacggggtggatttctctgaaaatacctctgtggggcccaccgaacacgtcagcgccgcTGCATACACCTTACGCGCGTTCGGGGAATCCGAGATTTGCGGGAGGTAGTGTGTCACGATCATTAAcactttgagtgatccagaccgtccaatgtgtccacagggagtccaataccctagccaagatgtcagaattgtcaggtaggtcgatatcacgccgcaaagacactccaaacgcaagtcgttttgcgttttcactgcgcagacgaactcagttgctgcgaaagcccttctattccgactccaacacagtctctgatgcgaaaaacttccgcatggaggtcggaaattgggtgccgacgagggtgctataaaaaaagagagagagaaagtgtacaAGGGAAGGAGAAACGGGGAGAGgaagggcagccgtggaggcaccttgGCTGCTGCTGAGCGCTGGAGCAGGAGGGCTTGGTTTTGGCTGCTGTCAAGGGGTGGTTTGGGTTGGACGTCTGGGTTGGCTTTGAAGGaacggaagaaaaaaagaagaaaagaagaaaaagctgagGAATGGAAAGCGAGAACGTGAAGCCTTCACGGGAGAGAGAGTTTGTTTGttctctttagtttttttttgttttcttcttcttcttttcttttctttttgagatttagcctaatcataattatgttaggctaaacctcttagctagggctaagaggtgaagcctgtagcgagatgggagacactatttcctgcttttcatttaaatttttgaactgaacttggttttgagttgattattaaaagaatattttctcagtctttaatggtctgttgtgactgaaattacaatgggtttgcaatggctttgaatatctctttttctcttttgatgtttatgacgtcaggaagccctgttgttcaccatcgtctcctgggcatggttggatgatcgtaccctttctaactttcatgtacttttgattggttggtaattagtttaatcctgttatttgctttgtctcctgggcatggttagatgatggaatccattctaattcatatacctttcatctcttgaaaactagatcaagtaagttcagtttgatttccatgattcctgaagtaggcataatttctccctgatctctacaagtggatcctctgaatccctagtttcttcctctgaattccttaaagttttagataattatttcacaattatttcttaaattctatttggtttagattacatcttagtctagtcctagttctacttggtttcagataacgtacaggtatcagtccctgtggatttgacctcggtcttaccgagtttattactacatcacaaccctatacttggggagtgaacacccgctgtgttctgtggtgggtccactaaagctttgttTGTTGGGAATAAATgattggatacaccgaaaatatcaaaaataaatcagaagtaaaatatttcactaggctgaatcacgtataaaatacgttgtccttaaagcgtgattcgcctccttatcaactgctgatgggttacaggcgaattgcttccaggataagacaagccttatctggatccagcgtgcaacaatcacgataggtccattATGGAACAATTTTAATGCAGCTGATTTCTTTTGGCAGACTCAAACGGTGGAGATTTTCTAAGTATTTTAGAATGGAGCTATGGATTGTATCTAATTTGATGGGAGAGctagtgtgttgagatgatgaaatcggactggaatggtctagtttatataggcattaggtagtggaccgttgctagactgctatcaatggtt harbors:
- the LOC131218018 gene encoding DUF21 domain-containing protein At2g14520-like; the protein is MDMEINEAKILPVVRKQHLLLCTLLICNAAAMETLPIFLDSLVTAWGAILISVTLILLFGELLDVTLGDGHVALFRRAELKTLVDFHGNEAGKGGELMRNETTIIAGALELTEKTARDAMTSISETFAIDINAKLDRDMMKLILDEGHSRVPVYHEKPTNIIGLILVKSKPFTDSAEDVRLYIDGEGHHQEKNKKNKRSLKKWKNSHSSMQNGNSRSRRWVRDMSLDVLQIDDNPLPKLAQEEEAVGIITMEDVIEELLQEEIFDETDYHEDL